Sequence from the Rutidosis leptorrhynchoides isolate AG116_Rl617_1_P2 chromosome 3, CSIRO_AGI_Rlap_v1, whole genome shotgun sequence genome:
ttcatacgcttagaaaagaAAGATTTGAAATGCAGAAAACTTCTCTTAAAATTTATCTCAAGTTTTGGATGGAGAACATGTTTATTCTCTTTGGCCTCGAGATTAACATGATTGCATTGCTTCTTGCAAGCTTTGCTCTTCTTAATGCGATATCGTTGCTGTATATTGCATCACTTGCGATATGTGTTGTCCTAAACCGGCAACTAGTACAAAGATCATGGTCATTATTTGTCTTCTTGTTTGCTAGTGTTCTTTTACTCGAATATTTTGCCATCTGGAAGACTGAAAAGCCGTTTAGCGGACTTGGTCCGAGTGAGATCGCCTTACATTGCCATGATTGCTGGCGGATTTCGGAACTACACTTCAACTATTGCCGACGATGTTGGTTAGGTactgttttgtatatatatatattcattttagttGGATTATCAATCTTTATTTTTGTTCTTTGGTGTAGGACTTACTGTTGATGATCCAAGGGTGCTAATCAGTTACTTCCTAGTCTTCATGTTTGCATGTTTCAAGCTTCGAGCCGATCGATTCGGCAGTTTTTCGGGATCGTATACATACCGTCAAATGATTTCTCAACGCAAAAACGCCTTCGTTTGGCGGGACCTATCTCTTGAAACCAAAACAATTTGGACTCTTCTTGACTATTTGAGACTATACTGCTACTGTCATATGTTGGATCTCGTGCTCGCGTTAATTTTAATAACCGGAACCCTCGAATACGATATTTTACACCTCGGATATCTCGCTTTTGCTCTATCTCTTTTCAGACTGAGACTTACGATactaaagaaaaaaaataaaattttcaaaTGGTTGCGAATTTACAACTTTGCAGTCATAGTCCTTTCGCTTGCCTACCAATCCCCTTTCGTGGGTGCGTTTAACGAAGGGAAATGTGAAACCATTGACTACGTATATGAAGTCTTCGGGTTTAGAAAATACGATTATGGATTTCGGATTACCTCAAGATCTGCATTGGTTGAGATTATTATCTTCGTTCTCGTATCATTACAGTCATACATGTTTTCTTCTCCTGAGCTTAATTATGTTTTCCAGTATCTCGAAGCTGAACAAATTGGTGCCATTGTTCGTGAACAAGAGAAAAAAGCTGCATGGAAAACCGAACAGTTACAGCATATTCGTGAAGACGAAGAAAAAAAACGTCAACGTAATATGCAAGTCGAGAAAATGAAATCCGAAATGCTTAACTTACAAATACAACTTCATACATCATCCCCACCTCATGATCATCATGTACACAGTTTTAATGGTTCACCTAAAGATGAAGGTTTAAGGAGACGAAGAGCCGTTTCGTTAAATACCGATTCTACCCTTCAAAAAGAAGAACATTTTTGCAAGAAACATGAGTCAGAAACTAATATTGATGTTCCGTTAAGTTTTCCACCGTTTGAATCGCCGGAAATTTCACATCTTATTGAAGTTGCTGATTTCGAAGGGAAAGATAAAAGGCTAACGAGTGAAAACACTTTATTATCGGCCGTACAGTTAATCGGTGACGGTGTATCTCAAGTACAGTCAATCAGCAATCAAGCAGTTTCCAACATTGCAAGTTACTTAAATATCCCTCAAGAAGATTTCGAATCAGATTCAGATTCAAACGAGCCTACTTTATTTGGTAAACATAGCGAGATCGAAAGACAAAACGAGAGTCATGTTCACGTAGTTTCACGCCGTTCATCTTCTCTGTATTCTGAAAGAAGTAGAGGTGCTGAGTCAGCAAGTTGTGGGATAATATTTCAACATATATGGAACCAAATGCAGTCAAATAACGACGTCGTGTGTTATTGTTGCTTTCTCCTTGTATTCCTATGGAACTTTAGTATCCTTTCAATGGTGTATCTTGCAGCTCTATTCTTATATGCTCTTTGTGTGAACACCGGGCCCAATTACATTTTCTGGGTTGTAATGCTGATATACACAGAGTTATATATATTGATTCAGTACGTTTATCAGATTATTATCCAACATTGTGGTATCACTATCGAGTCGGTTTCACTCCCAGAATGGGGTTTTCCGACAAGCAGAATAACATCTTCGTTTGTAGTCAGTCTTTTACCACTTTTTCtggtttacctttttacccttattCAGAGCTCGATAACCGCTAAAGACAGCGAATGGATATTTTCAACCGAATTTAGTACTCTTACGGACAAAATTATCAATTCGAAGGAGATTATTTTGAGCTCAAGTTGGAGAGAAAATACACAAAAGATACTTCAAATTGTATTAAATATTGCTAAACTGATCGTTGAAAACTGTGTTCGATACTGGAATTCTTTAACACAAGCAGCTGAATCACCCCCTTATTTTATCCAGTTATCGTTCGATGTTCATTCGTGGCCCAAATACGGGATTCAACCTGCAAGTATAGAATCTGGAGTTAACCAACTTCTTAGATTTGGTCATAATTCAAGATGCAAAGAATCTGACCCTACGTCTTGTCCATGTGCAAGCACTGTCCAAGTTCGTAGCATCGAAAAAAGTAAAGATAGTCCAAATGTGGCGTTAGCTGTTTTTGAAGTGACATATGCATCTCCAAATGATAGATGTATTTTAACTGAAAGGTACAAAACATTGACTCCTGCCGCTGATGTGGCGAAAGAAATAAGAGAAGCCCAAGATGCTGGTTATTCGAAGGAAGTTGAATTTCCGTATACTATTATCTCGGTAATAGGTGGAGGCAAAAGAGAGATTGATCTATATGCGTATATATTCGGTGCGGATTTAGCAGTTTTCTTTTTAGTTGCCATCTTCTACCAATCTGTTATAAAGAACAAAAATGAATTCCTTGATGTTTATCAGCTGGAAGATCAGTTTCCAAAGGAGTTTGTGTTCATCTTGATGGCAAGTATTTTACCTTTTCCACCCATTTCATTATTAACTATTATACTATTATGGCCATTTCAACCAGTTCACATTTAAACGGGTCAGTTCAGGTTGTATTTATTGGTAACTGGTCAAAAGAGTTAACCTGCAAGTTAGCTGAATGTGAAACAGGTCAAAAGTCTCTTAATGTGATTCAAATGTTTAGAATGcccaaattgaaatattatatagtAATTACTTTACTCTACGACAATATTCATGATTATTTTTTTGTTACGTTTGTTGTTTACACAGTTTAAAAAAAGGCAACATAAGTGTTGGTGGTTTAGTGCAATTCGACCCATTTCTACCCACTCGTAATAgtaaccattttgacccattaaccgACCTTCACATATCATCACATCTAATATACGGAGTATGTGTAAGGTAAAGCTCATTTTAAAGGTTTTTTTTATCCTTTTATGCAGGCTATCTTCTTCTTGATTGTGCTTGATCGAGTTATATACTTGTGTTCATTCGCCACCGGAAAAGTGATATTTTACATTTTTAACCTTGTAGTTTTCACATATTCTGTTACTGAGTATGCCTGGAGTATGGAGCCTTCACAGCACCAGGCTGCCGGTTTCGCAATTCGTGCGATTTATGTTACTAAAGCAATCTCTTTGGCTCTGCAAGCCAAGCAAATACAATCTGGGGTCCCACATAAAAGCACTTTATATAGGCAATTTCTGACTAGTAGTATCAATAGGGTTAATTTTTTGGGTTACCGACTCTATCGTGCACTACCGTTTCTATACGAATTACGATGTGTTCTTGATTGGTCATGCACCAAAACGTCTTTGACAATGTATGACTGGCTCAAGGTTAGTATCCCCGATTGTTACACGTTCTTATCAATTTTTAGATAATATAAATCATGTTTAGTGGTTTTTTTTGTGCACGCATACATATTTTATACTATAATTTATACATCATGGATCAAAATATTGTTATTCATACGTCTCTATGAAATTGGCCCTCGAGCTTAACAGGAGTTGAAAATGGTGATGTGTGATAATACTGAAGTGATTTGCTACAGGTGGTCCTTTTAATCTGTTAGTGTACAAATGAGTCGATTTAGGTTATGTTTGATCTATAATGGGTCAGATGGTGAAGCAAAAGTTTTAACTAAAAAGGACACGTGTCATTTGGGTTGAAACTTATATGTGATCTATTCAGATGCATAAAACCTTCTCTAATCACTTCCACAAATAAAAAGTCTTAGATTATTACTCTATAATGTGATTTTTTATAAGCATATTTAACAAGTTGTTTATTCTTAAAAAACTTTTCGTTTGTCTAGCAAAATTCATTAGAATAAACAAGTCGATTATTCTTGAAACTGCCCAAATATGTAAAACCTGTGTGAAGTGTGTGATTTTATGCATTCCTTTTTCCTCATGTCAATACCTACTTCTTAAAAATCATTCAAATCAACTTAGACTAACCAGAGTTTTTCGCTATCTTTTGCGGTTATAGTTGGAAGACATAAATGCAAGTTTGTACCTTGTCAAATCTGATGCAGTTATAAACAGGGCTGGTCATAGACAAGGGGAGAGGCAGTGGAAAGTCACTAAATTTTGCAACGGCTTatgtttattttttatattaatcTGCGTCATCTGGGCTCCTATGCTTGTAAGATATTATTTCGCTATCTTTCTCTTCTTAGTATCAAGGCTGAATTCCATTTAAAAGTAACTAGCCTTGGTGCCATTTCAGTTTCGGTAACTGTAATTCTTAGACAAAGTAAACTGAATATATTGAGGgagagtattactattattattacaatgtaCAATGGGCATATATATAGGTGTATGCAGAACCTAGAACGAAACCCTAGTAAGTAGCCCATGGGTCGAAACATATCTACATATTATCCAACAGTAACCATCTTTGTTTTCTCCCTTAAAAGGGTAACTAGCTTTTAAAAAAATAAGGTAACTTTATGTGTTAACTTTGATCACGTTGACGTCTTTTTACGTATTAACTGACATTATAGTAACTTTGACCATGTTGACCTTTTTTTCTATGCGGTGTCTAAAATCGTTCCACTTAGCAGATTACCCTAAATTTAGGTTACTTTATGAGATTATGTGGTTGCAAACAAAACTTAATGTCTTTGACCCACAATTTGGTTTTATTTTGTAGATGTATAGCAGTGGTAACCCAACAAACATAGCAAATCCTATCAATGATGCGAGTGTTCAATTTCAGATAAAGACAAATGGTGGACGGCTATTATTATACGAGACAACTCTATGTGCAATTACGCCATGGAATATGTTAAACTCTTCCACTAATCTCGATCCTTATAACTATCTCGAATCTTATAATGTCGATGATATTCAAATGATATGCTGCGAAGCTGATGCCATTAGTTTGTGGATTGTTCCGGATATCATTCAACGAAGATTCATTCAATCTCTCGACATGGccatggaaatgaaattctcgtgggtCCTCTCACGAGACAGGCCAAAGAACAAGGAAGTTGTAAAATATGAACAAAATATTCAACGATCCGATCTCCCTAAACCATCAgatcttgaaaaagttctcaaCGGTTCGAGTGACAGCTTTAGGATAAATAACACTTATCCAAGATATTTCCGGGTTACTGGTTCTGGTGATGTCAGAGTGTTTGACCAAAAGGTGAATGCTTCATTTGTATCTCTACGTTTTATGTTGCAATATAGACAGtgttgcagaactcggaattactcggtGAGTACTTGGTTTTGGCGGCTCAACGAGTAATCGGCAAATACTTAGTCAAACTCGGTCGAACTTGGCCAAAACTCAGAAaatcagtcaaaattggtcaaaactcggccaaaatcggtcaaagtcaaacttagtcaatatCCGAGTACTCCCTGAGTGCACCCCGTGTTGCCGAGTACACCCAAAAAATTCCTGACCGAGGTAccccgagtagcgatttttgcaaccttggatATAGATGAGTTGTTAAAATTCACTAAAAAATGATCGTATGCTTGGAATAGAAACGAACCACGTCTAGCTATACGTAAAGGACTCTCTTATTTGTGTGTGTGAGCGTCTGTAACATCATTGTATGCGGACTTGTGGGTTCTAAGAAGACCAAATGTTGTTTATTTACAGGCTGACGGAGTGGATGCAAAACTTCAGTTAAATCGAGGGAGTTCAGAATGGTGGTCGTTTTTCGATATTAGTTGGTTAGACTCAAATGTGTGTGGAGATTTGATGGGTCCCATGGCTATTGTCGTGTCAGAAGAGACTCCCCGTAAGTCTGTCATGAATTAAAAGCGTAGTAACTTTTACATGTCTGTGACTGTAAATCATTAAAAAAAAAGATTGATTTATCTTTCCTTTCCTTTTCTTTTTTTAATTTAAGAGGGACTTCTTGGGGAGACGCTTAGCAAATCGAGTATATGGGGGCTCTATATTACATTTGTGCTAGCAGTCGGTCGCTTCATAAGGCTCCAGTGTTCTGATTTGCGAATGAGAATCCCTTTTGAAAACCTTCCTTCTTGCGACAGGTACTACCCCGTTACCAGCCTAGTAGTGATAAACTATTTCATATATCTTTTGACCCAATTGACCAATTAACTTCTACATTTTGTGCTTATCTAACCTATTGGACTGTGAATATTTGTTAAGAAACAAAACCTGATACTACAACTATGAGGTGGATAAGCATCTACTTGAAATCTTTTCAATTTATATGTTTTTGAAATTCTGGTTTGATCCATAGGTTGATCGCCATTTGTGAGGATATATATGCCGCTAGAGCAGAGGGTGAGCTTGTAGTAGAGGAGGTTCTGTACTGGACATTGGTAAAAATATACAGGTCACCACATATGCTGCTAGAGTACACCAATCCTGACTAACCATCGAAGAAATCACAAGTAAGGACTGTTCATTTGTTTACACAGTTGATTCATTTGCAATATATgtgcatgtatgtatgtatctttacGATCACAGCTCAAATGACTTATTATAAAAGGGCTTTGAAACTTGAAGAACGGCGATCAGGGGTGGTGTTTGGGGAGCGACAAGGTAGTAAGTGGACTTGCATTTTAACGAATATGAGGCTTTGTAAACAACCCCGAGTTAAGTGACGAAACACGTATGGTGCTTAATTCATAATCATGTAAATGTAAACTAGTATTTCGATCGCGGTGTGTTGTCTCAAAGATCGAGCTCGAATGAGTCGAGATATATCAAGTTTTGATGTATGAGCTAAATATGAATATGCACTTATTGTCGAGTCTTGATGTATATCTACTTATTGTCGAATCAAGCTTCCTTTTATTCGAGCGAAAAGTTGGAACTAAAATTGAAATGatcaaatgaatacaaaaactgacAGACTTTAACAAGTTTGCTTGAGAACGTCGATCCTACAAGATCAAATGAGATGAAGTTTCTTATATTAAGATTTTTTTTCTAAACATAACCCTAAGCTTAAGAGTTTAGGGCAtgcataattttaattattataactttAATTGTACATTGTAAATAAAAACTAGTATCTTACTAAATTATAAAAAGTAAtctatatttttaataaatatagtaaAATACAGAATGTGTTGGTGCAATTATTAGGTTATGATGAAGTGAAGAGTATCCTCTTTTCTAATTATCTTTTTtttcaggaaaaaaaaaaaaagaaattatttGAAATCTGGTTTATGAAATATTGAAATTTAAATTTATGTAAagtgataaaaattataaaaatcattatcatcatcatattatttatatttatatttatatctatatctatatatatatattttaaattataataaacaCTTAAAAATTTAAGTAATTATATACGTATTATAGAAACTGTTGGATCGCTAATTGCTCTTCTCAGAAGAAGCGATTAAACTACAAACAACTGTTGTATATAACAGTCCAAGGCGGTGATAATTACAATCTCAACGCGAAAGTAGAACACTCCTGTAAATTACGAAAACTTCGTCAGAAACTGATCACCTAGGGTTTAAAATCCATACGACGGAACAAAGCAGAGATAATGACATATACGATGCAAAAAGAAGAAGTTGCCGTTAAATCTCCGACGAAATTGCCTAAAACTGATAACCTACCGGTTGGAATCGATACGACGGTGCACAGCGGAGATAACGTCAGTCACAACACAAAAGGAGAAATCAGCGGTGAAACTCCGGCGGCGTTGCTAAAAACTTATCACCTAGGGTTTAGTATCAGTACGTCGGTGCACGGCGGAGT
This genomic interval carries:
- the LOC139899346 gene encoding piezo-type mechanosensitive ion channel homolog — encoded protein: MRVPIGGFLLSLLLFTAALLNCSLISIGNLLASLLILFHFSFAGFHSEGRKLLWVIVVYSIIVIFSQVTFLFAWAIWCGDCNAGVPLWAKLIGFMIVQTWRSPTIVYVLILQLLAAFTAFTELREIRLGFFTWAFSFLGSFAEAIERIVSHVKVAFFLLLPAVQLVAGISNTSWVSLPFFVSGCVGLVDCSLTSNFHALFRWWRALWLYAGFNIFFLYIYQLPTRLPKFFSMIGDFIGLYRISSTSGWAQTCSGLSLIIFFFGLSFVKLDLEQMNSIMSMREDNLTEHLLPTTNSFFIRESRSGGRDTNLLLRGAVFRIFSINFFTYGAPVSLFALSLWSFYYASVCAFGLLGYVGYIIFAFPSLFRLHRLNGLLLVFILLWALSTYIFNIAFSYLNGKLGKDTEVWEMVGLWHYHFPGFFILAQFCLGVLVALGNLVNNSVFLYISDEVHRTSNADPTPEVKEETKVLIVATIAWILRKCNRAIMLVQIFLIAMKPGFIHAVYMIFFFLYLLSHRISTKVQGALLLLCEIHFAILYTLQINLVSGALKKRETISSEILSQLGLLERDSSWDFVEIALLACFCAIQKHGHKLLFSFSAIVQHTPCTPVGFSILKAGLNKSVLLSVYESGNTAENNDNPSQERKVASYLSAIGQRFLSLYRSFGTYIAFLTILITVYLTRPNYVSFGYLFLLLFWISGRQLVEKTRKRLWFPLKVYSIVMFILIYILSIFPGFEEWVSTKVDLYTYLGYDAEASVFENVSEALAITIAMQLYSYERRQNRYPNLEDTNRLQFGVVGFIRRLLIWHSQKILFFSMFYASISPISFFGLIYLVGIVFCSILPKASRVPSKSFLVYTGVLATSEYLFQLCGGQFEMFPGQKYYKLSKYLGLKIYKSGAWGLEEGLRAKVLVISACILQYNVFHWLEMMPSWLSGVGQWEEPCPLFFSQEDVFSTALTPKRDNVSSPVEKLGLKTSNSWPTNIQDLEGQPGTKLNLFILNMFTHSKRLELAKSSNRRYMLGYYWGQVNESHKWKKKQVHTLRKERFEMQKTSLKIYLKFWMENMFILFGLEINMIALLLASFALLNAISLLYIASLAICVVLNRQLVQRSWSLFVFLFASVLLLEYFAIWKTEKPFSGLGPSEIALHCHDCWRISELHFNYCRRCWLGLTVDDPRVLISYFLVFMFACFKLRADRFGSFSGSYTYRQMISQRKNAFVWRDLSLETKTIWTLLDYLRLYCYCHMLDLVLALILITGTLEYDILHLGYLAFALSLFRLRLTILKKKNKIFKWLRIYNFAVIVLSLAYQSPFVGAFNEGKCETIDYVYEVFGFRKYDYGFRITSRSALVEIIIFVLVSLQSYMFSSPELNYVFQYLEAEQIGAIVREQEKKAAWKTEQLQHIREDEEKKRQRNMQVEKMKSEMLNLQIQLHTSSPPHDHHVHSFNGSPKDEGLRRRRAVSLNTDSTLQKEEHFCKKHESETNIDVPLSFPPFESPEISHLIEVADFEGKDKRLTSENTLLSAVQLIGDGVSQVQSISNQAVSNIASYLNIPQEDFESDSDSNEPTLFGKHSEIERQNESHVHVVSRRSSSLYSERSRGAESASCGIIFQHIWNQMQSNNDVVCYCCFLLVFLWNFSILSMVYLAALFLYALCVNTGPNYIFWVVMLIYTELYILIQYVYQIIIQHCGITIESVSLPEWGFPTSRITSSFVVSLLPLFLVYLFTLIQSSITAKDSEWIFSTEFSTLTDKIINSKEIILSSSWRENTQKILQIVLNIAKLIVENCVRYWNSLTQAAESPPYFIQLSFDVHSWPKYGIQPASIESGVNQLLRFGHNSRCKESDPTSCPCASTVQVRSIEKSKDSPNVALAVFEVTYASPNDRCILTERYKTLTPAADVAKEIREAQDAGYSKEVEFPYTIISVIGGGKREIDLYAYIFGADLAVFFLVAIFYQSVIKNKNEFLDVYQLEDQFPKEFVFILMAIFFLIVLDRVIYLCSFATGKVIFYIFNLVVFTYSVTEYAWSMEPSQHQAAGFAIRAIYVTKAISLALQAKQIQSGVPHKSTLYRQFLTSSINRVNFLGYRLYRALPFLYELRCVLDWSCTKTSLTMYDWLKLEDINASLYLVKSDAVINRAGHRQGERQWKVTKFCNGLCLFFILICVIWAPMLMYSSGNPTNIANPINDASVQFQIKTNGGRLLLYETTLCAITPWNMLNSSTNLDPYNYLESYNVDDIQMICCEADAISLWIVPDIIQRRFIQSLDMAMEMKFSWVLSRDRPKNKEVVKYEQNIQRSDLPKPSDLEKVLNGSSDSFRINNTYPRYFRVTGSGDVRVFDQKADGVDAKLQLNRGSSEWWSFFDISWLDSNVCGDLMGPMAIVVSEETPQGLLGETLSKSSIWGLYITFVLAVGRFIRLQCSDLRMRIPFENLPSCDRLIAICEDIYAARAEGELVVEEVLYWTLVKIYRSPHMLLEYTNPD